GCGCGCAGTTCGGCGGTGGTGGTGGCGATGATCGCCTGCGGACCGACCTCGGCGAGGCGGTGGTGCAGGTTCGCCTCCCGCCGGGCGGAGGGTAGATGGAACAGGACTGGCCACGCCCAGTTGCTCAGGCGGACCAGCCGTTCGTACTTGGCGATTTTCTCGGTGAGGATGTCGAGGCGTTCGCGGCCGGTGTCGTACTCGAGAAAGAACGGCACGGACCGTCCGTGCTCGGTCCACACCCCGGCGCCGTCGGGGCGGGGCAGTCCGGTCGGTCCGTGGACCATCATCTGCGGGTTGCCGCCTCGGCGGTAGAACACGCCGGGCTCGTGGAAGGCCGACGTGGGCTGCCACCGGTCCAGGGCCGTGTCGGGGTAGGTGCGGGCGTGGGCGGCGAGGCCGATGAAGACCTGGTTGCCGCCGAGCAGGTGCGGCAGGTCCGGCCGTGCGGTCAGGGACTGCTTTCGGCGGCGGGCCTGGTCCCGGCGTGGTCGTCCGAGTCCACGTTGGGCGTGGACGTGGTCGTAGCCGAGCTGGTCCAGGACGTAGTGGTACGGGTAGGAGCCGCCGTAGGCCCGGTTGGGTCGGAACCGGTCTGTCGCCCGCAGGACGGTGAGGCGGCGTAGCCGGCGTTGGGCGAAGTCCAGGGACGGGAACAGTGCGGCGGCGATCTGGGCGGTGGTGAGGACTCCATGGTCGTAGAGCCAGCCGAGGAGGCGGTCGTCGCGGGCGGTGATGCCTCAGCGCGCTTCCGCTCCTCCTCGGCGATGAGCGCCGCGCGCATATCCGCCTCGGCGTCGGACAGCTCTGCACCACGTCGTGGCGGAGCAGGTCCGCAGCCGCAGCGACTGGATCCGCCTCGTCAATGCGGGTGTCCCGGATCCGCCGCGAGCGCCCGCCAAGGCTCATAGCCTGGGAAGCGGGAGCACTTCCGGCAGGATCGACGGAGGACACCGTGACCGAAGCCATCAGGGACGCCCTGGAGGGCGTCAGCGAGATCGACCTCACCGTGACCGGCCGGAAGACCGGGCGGCAGATTTCGCACCCGGTGTGGTTCGTGCAGGAGGACGAGAGCCTGTTCCTGGTCCCGATCACCGGCTCGGACAGCGACTGGTACAAGAACGTGCAGCGGACACCGATGATCCAGGTGGCCTCGAACGGCACGGCGTTGAGTACGAGCGCCACCGCGATCACCGACGCCGACCGGGTCAACCACGTCGTGGAGATGTTCTGCGACAAGTACGGCGCGGATCAGGTGCAGGCGCATTACCCGAAGCGCGACGTCGCCGTTCAGGTCGCGCTCGGGTAACCCGGTGCAGAGGTGGTACCCGGGGCCAGGGTGGCGCTGACCAGCACCGGTGCCGCCGGCGGTATCCGTCGGTTGGCGACCAGCGCGTCGCGCCGGCGGAGAACCAGGCGACCGGCGCGCTCCCGCAGCTCCCGCGCCGTCTGGCCCAGCTCGAACGCGATCCGGGCCGCCTCGTACGCCTCGGCGGCGCCCGGCTCCGCCATCCGGCGCTCGCGCAGGTCGTCCCAGTCGGCCCGATCATCCATCACTCGGTCCCCTCGCCCATGATCGGCATCTCTGCGAGCCATCGCTTAAGAGCCCCACGACGCACCGGGCGGCGGCGCTGTTCGTCACGTCCAGTTCCTCCACGGTGATCGATCGACTTCTAAGATGCACGTCGTGCGCGATGATGGTGAGCTCCCCGCGGGCCAGGACGGTTCGGGTCGGCGGTGGCTGGGCCGTACCCGGCTGGTCCTGGTGCTGTGTGGCGCGGTCGTCGCCGTCGTGGCCGCCACCGCGGGTGTCAGGTGGTTCGTCGGCGAACCCGATCCGGCCGCGGGTGGGAAGCGGTCGATCGGCTACGGCTGCCCCGTGTTCGGCTCGGACCCGGGTCCTCCGAAGGAGTGCGGTCCGCCCGCGGCCCTGGACCCGCGCCGCGCACCGGTGACCGAGGGGCAGCGGACGGCGGTCAGGGACAGGGCCAGGGCCATTCGCCTCGCCGCGTCGCACGCCGGCTGGTGCATGACCGGCGCCCAGCCGGAATGTGCCCGTCAGCCGGCGTCACACGAACCGACCCAGCACGATGTCGACGCGGCTCGGCTGTGGCTGAGCCGGACGGAGGCCTCTGCGAGCACGGCACGGCTGGCTCGTCCGGGCGATCCAGGTCATGTGGGCGGGCTGCTCTACGCGGCTCGCCTCGATGACGTCTGTGTCATCGGCCATTTCGAGCAGGTGCCGAGCGGTGTGAGCGGCGAGGAGATCGTCGGCCTCCTTCCCGACGGGACCTGTCTGCCCGACTGACGAGCCGAGCGTCGCCGCCGACGCAGGCGGGCAGCCGACCGGACCGGGCTCCGCTCCGACAGCCGCCGCCCTGATCGGCGTCCGCCGGCCCGACGCGGATGCCGACGTCAGCGTCGAGTACCCGTACCGGTTGGCGGGTGGGGCCGAACCGCCGATATCCACGGCTGTCTCCGACCGCCTCGCGGCGATACGGTGCACGCACACCGCCTCGGGCCGCGCCCCGCCGACAGGTCGCGACGCCGCCTTCCGCGTCCCCATCCGCACCACCGGATCGATCTCACGTCCGACGCCGGCGTAGTCGCCGGGAGAGAGGATCGACAAGGATGCTCCCGACACCCACCACCTCCTGGCGAGCGGCGAGGGTCACGCTCGCAGCCGCCATCGCCCTGGTCAGCCTCGGCGTTTTCGGCGCACCCGTGCACGCCGAAGGTAAATCCAAGGTCACCGTGATGACCCGGAACCTCTTTCTGGGCGGCGATCTGACGCCATCCATCGGCGCGCCGACGCCGGGGGCGTTCCTGGCCGCGAACTCCGCGCTGTTGAGCCACGTCGACCTGGTCGACTTTCCCGCCCGGGCGAAGCTGCTCGCCCGCGAGATCACCAAGAACAAGCCGGACCTGGTCGGACTGCAGGAGGTCGCCCTGTGGCGCACCGGCACGTTCGGTGACCCCGCACCCGCCACCGAGATCCGGTACGACTACCTGGCCCTGCTGATGGGCGAGCTGAGCCGCTCCGGTCACGCGTACGACGTCGCGGTCGTACAGGCCGAGGCCGATCTGGAGGCGCCGGCGGGCGCGCCGCACTTGCTCGACGTCCGGCTCACGATGCGCGACGTGATCCTGGTGCGTCACGGCGGCCGGGTGAAGGTGACCGACTCCTCGTCCGGCACCTTCGTCAACAACCTCACCTTCACGCTCGCGGCGACGAACGGGACCGTGACCAGCACCCGCGGTTGGACCGCTGTGGACGTGGTGCACGGGCGACGCCCGTTCCGGTTCGTGAACACCCACCTGGAGGCCTTCCACCCTGGTGTGCGGGTGCTGCAGGCGCGCGAGCTGCTGGCCGGCCCCCTCGCCACAGCACCGGGTGACGTCATCCTCGTCGGGGACCTCAACACGGGCCCCGAGCTGCCCGTCGCCGAGAACCGGCTCGCCTACGCCGCGCTGGTGGCCGGTGGGATGCGGGACACGTGGCAGATCCTGCATCCGGGTGAACCGGGCTACACCGCGGGTCTGGGCGACGACCTGAACCAACCCGCCGACGCGGTCGAGCACCGCATCGACATGGTCCTGTTCCGGGGGGCGGTCGTTCCCGTCTCGAGCCTCATCTTCGGCACCGAGCGGCAGACCCCCGACGGCCGGTGGGCATCGGACCACCTCGGCTACCTGGCCGTGCTGGCCTTGAAGTAGCGCGAACGCTGCTCCGGGCTGGCGCCGACGCGCCAGCCCGGAGTTGCCGCCGGCCCGCCGCGATGACCGCCCCGACAAGTCCGCCCGGCCTGGCTGTCAGTACGTTCCGCCCCGCCCCACCTGCGCGGACACCCGCTCGTGCAGCGCGGTCAGGGCCGGGCTGACGGCGGCGGTGAGCGGCTCCGGGTCCGCCAGCCGGCGCGCCGGCTCCGGTAGCCAGGCGAGGTCCGCGTCGAACCGGCCGCGCGCGGCGCGTACCTCACCGGCCGGGTCGGTGTCGGCCAGGCGACGGCCGCCGCGCATGACCGGGACGAGCAGCGGCTCGCGGTCGCCCGGTGGCGGTTCGTCGCGCAGCCCCACCACGTCGCCGTCGGCGCCGGTGGGATCGCGGAAGACCTGCTTGGGACCGGGCAGGGTGGCCTTGCCGGGAGAGAGCTTGAGCACCGGCCGGTCGCCGACGGCCACCAGCTTGTAGGCGCTGTCCAGGGACGGCGCGTCGAACGAGACGCCCATGCGGGTGCCGACGCCGTACGCGTCGATCGGTGCGCCCGCGGCGACGAGGGCCGCTATGACGTTCTCGTCGAGGCTGCCGCTGGCCACGATCTGGGCCTGGGTCAGCCTGGCGTCGTCGAGGATCGCGCGGGTCTGCACGGCGAGCGCGGCGAGGTCTCCGGAGTCGAGCCGCACGCCCATCGGGCCGGTCAGTCCCAGCTCCGCGATGACCTCGACGGCGGCTCGTACTCCGGCGGGCGTGTCGTAGGTGTCGACGAGGAACACCGGGTTCGTCGGGAAGTCGGTCGCGAACGCGCGGAACGCGGCACGCTCGTCGGGGAACGCCTCGACGTACGAGTGGGCCATGGTCCCGGACGGCGGCAGTCCGTAGCGTCGGGCGGCCTCGACGTCGCTGGTCGCGGCGAAGCCGGCGATCGCGGACGCCCGGGCCACGCCCGCGCCGGCCTCGATGCCGTGCGTGCGGCGGAATGCGAAGTCGACAAGCTGCGCGTCGCCGGCCGCGACGCGGCACCGGGCGGCCTTGCTGGCGATCGTGGTGTGGAAGGTGATCAGGTTCAGCACGCCGGTCTCCACCAGCTGCGC
Above is a window of Micromonospora coriariae DNA encoding:
- a CDS encoding replication-relaxation family protein; translated protein: MTARDDRLLGWLYDHGVLTTAQIAAALFPSLDFAQRRLRRLTVLRATDRFRPNRAYGGSYPYHYVLDQLGYDHVHAQRGLGRPRRDQARRRKQSLTARPDLPHLLGGNQVFIGLAAHARTYPDTALDRWQPTSAFHEPGVFYRRGGNPQMMVHGPTGLPRPDGAGVWTEHGRSVPFFLEYDTGRERLDILTEKIAKYERLVRLSNWAWPVLFHLPSARREANLHHRLAEVGPQAIIATTTAELRAATGASPAEQVWQLSGFGACRHRLIDLPYTDTAHDAELPNLAEPARAGGRAP
- a CDS encoding nitroreductase/quinone reductase family protein, whose protein sequence is MTEAIRDALEGVSEIDLTVTGRKTGRQISHPVWFVQEDESLFLVPITGSDSDWYKNVQRTPMIQVASNGTALSTSATAITDADRVNHVVEMFCDKYGADQVQAHYPKRDVAVQVALG
- a CDS encoding endonuclease/exonuclease/phosphatase family protein; the encoded protein is MLPTPTTSWRAARVTLAAAIALVSLGVFGAPVHAEGKSKVTVMTRNLFLGGDLTPSIGAPTPGAFLAANSALLSHVDLVDFPARAKLLAREITKNKPDLVGLQEVALWRTGTFGDPAPATEIRYDYLALLMGELSRSGHAYDVAVVQAEADLEAPAGAPHLLDVRLTMRDVILVRHGGRVKVTDSSSGTFVNNLTFTLAATNGTVTSTRGWTAVDVVHGRRPFRFVNTHLEAFHPGVRVLQARELLAGPLATAPGDVILVGDLNTGPELPVAENRLAYAALVAGGMRDTWQILHPGEPGYTAGLGDDLNQPADAVEHRIDMVLFRGAVVPVSSLIFGTERQTPDGRWASDHLGYLAVLALK
- a CDS encoding nicotinate phosphoribosyltransferase, with translation MTGLRTDLYELRMAASYLRRDMVERATFSLFVRRLPPQRGFLVAAGLAEALAFLEGFAFDEGELGYLRDTVGLDEATLAALAGLRFTGDVWAVPEGRVVFADEPLLEVTAPIAEAQLVETGVLNLITFHTTIASKAARCRVAAGDAQLVDFAFRRTHGIEAGAGVARASAIAGFAATSDVEAARRYGLPPSGTMAHSYVEAFPDERAAFRAFATDFPTNPVFLVDTYDTPAGVRAAVEVIAELGLTGPMGVRLDSGDLAALAVQTRAILDDARLTQAQIVASGSLDENVIAALVAAGAPIDAYGVGTRMGVSFDAPSLDSAYKLVAVGDRPVLKLSPGKATLPGPKQVFRDPTGADGDVVGLRDEPPPGDREPLLVPVMRGGRRLADTDPAGEVRAARGRFDADLAWLPEPARRLADPEPLTAAVSPALTALHERVSAQVGRGGTY